Proteins from a genomic interval of Halorussus rarus:
- a CDS encoding DUF1326 domain-containing protein, producing the protein MTQEWTIKGDYVEACNCDVACQCVWMEPPDDDVCNVSLAWHIEEGRYGDVDLDGVDVGMLISTEEGVMFGSETEWDVVLLVDETADDDQRAAVEDIYFGRAGGIWAPVADTHVRSADVATVPISFSRDGSDFSVEIGDVLAMDANGAVGFNEEVGTVSPHPLTESHVVQTGKSTTATVAYDDQFEWDVSGNNAYLGDFELANS; encoded by the coding sequence ATGACACAGGAGTGGACTATCAAGGGGGACTACGTCGAAGCCTGCAACTGCGACGTGGCGTGCCAGTGCGTCTGGATGGAACCACCGGACGACGACGTCTGCAACGTCTCGCTGGCGTGGCACATCGAGGAGGGAAGATACGGCGACGTCGATCTGGACGGGGTGGACGTCGGCATGCTCATCTCGACAGAGGAGGGCGTCATGTTCGGCTCCGAGACGGAGTGGGACGTCGTCCTGCTCGTCGATGAAACGGCCGACGACGACCAGCGCGCGGCCGTCGAGGACATCTACTTCGGCCGGGCCGGCGGAATCTGGGCGCCCGTCGCCGACACACACGTCAGGTCGGCCGACGTCGCGACCGTCCCGATCAGCTTCTCGCGGGACGGGTCGGACTTCTCCGTCGAAATCGGTGACGTCCTCGCGATGGACGCGAACGGTGCGGTCGGGTTCAACGAAGAAGTCGGCACGGTATCGCCTCACCCGCTGACGGAGAGTCACGTGGTGCAGACGGGCAAGTCGACGACGGCCACCGTCGCCTACGACGACCAGTTCGAGTGGGACGTCTCGGGGAACAACGCCTACCTCGGCGACTTCGAGCTGGCGAACTCCTGA